In the genome of Massilia sp. W12, the window TCCATGGTGTCCACCGCATCCTTGATGGGGGTTTCAGGCTTCACCGTAAACAGGATATTGCCCTTGACTTCGAGTATTTCCGAGACTTTCATAGCGATCCTTTTTTGTAGCCTGTCTTGACAGCGGAAAAACGCTGATATCCTGAATGGACTGTAGCCTAAGCCGGGCAAAAAATCCACCGCAACGCGCGTGTTTGCGAGTTTTTTGGCAAGCTTTGTGTTTCATGCAATTCTTTAAACAAGCATACGCCGGCAAACATGGCCGTTTCAGAAACAGTGTTAACATGGCCTTTTGCCATCGGAGCGAAGTCTATGAAATCGGCCATGTCTGCAGGATTCGACACGCTCGCGCTGCATGCCGGCAGCGCGGTCGATTCCGCCACCGGGGCGCGCGCCACCCCGATTTACTTCACCACCTCGTTTTGCTTTGACGATGCGGCGCATGCGGCTTCCCTGTTTAATATGGAACGCGCCGGCCATGTGTATTCGCGCTTATCCAACCCCACCAACGCCACCCTGGAAGAAAAAATCGCCGCGCTGGAATGCGGCATCGGCGCGCTGGCCTGCGCCAGCGGCCAGGCCGCGCTGTTTTTAGCCATCTGCACCATTGCGCCAGCCGGCAGCCATATTCTGGCCTCGCGCTCCTTGTATGGCGGCTCGCATAATCTGCTGGCCTACACCCTGCCGCGCTTTGGCATTCAAACCAGTTTTGTCGATATGCGCGATGTGGCGGCGGTGGAGGCGGCGATCCGTCCCGAAACCCGGCTCCTGTTTGGCGAGAGCATAGGCAACCCGATGTTGGACGTATTGAATATTCCCGCCATCGCCGCGATTGCCCATGCGCATGCGCTGCCCTTGCTGGTGGACGCCACCCTGGCCACGCCCTGGTTGCAACAGCCGCTGCAACTGGGGGCGGATCTGGTGTTGCATTCAGCCAGCAAATATTTATGCGGCCACGGCACTGCGATCGGCGGCCTGCTGGTGGATGGCGGCCAGTTTGACTGGCAGGCGGCGCATGCGCAGCACGGCCATTTCGCCGAGCTGTGCCAGCCATATGCCGGTTTTCATGATGTGGTGTTTTGCGAAGAATCAGCGCTGGCCGCGTTTTTATTGCGCGCGCGGCGCGAAGGCTTGCGCGACTTCGGCGCTTGTTTGAGTCCGCATAATGCGTTTGCGATTTTGCAAGGGGTGGAAACCTTGAGCCTGCGCATGCAAAGGCATGTGGAAAATACGCGCGCCCTGCTGGCCATGCTGGCGCAACATCCGGCAGTCGCGGCCCTGCACCACCCGGAACTGCCGGGCCACCCCGA includes:
- a CDS encoding O-acetylhomoserine aminocarboxypropyltransferase, encoding MSAGFDTLALHAGSAVDSATGARATPIYFTTSFCFDDAAHAASLFNMERAGHVYSRLSNPTNATLEEKIAALECGIGALACASGQAALFLAICTIAPAGSHILASRSLYGGSHNLLAYTLPRFGIQTSFVDMRDVAAVEAAIRPETRLLFGESIGNPMLDVLNIPAIAAIAHAHALPLLVDATLATPWLQQPLQLGADLVLHSASKYLCGHGTAIGGLLVDGGQFDWQAAHAQHGHFAELCQPYAGFHDVVFCEESALAAFLLRARREGLRDFGACLSPHNAFAILQGVETLSLRMQRHVENTRALLAMLAQHPAVAALHHPELPGHPDAALAQQLLPRGGGAVISVEVKGGKAAAQKMIEHLRLFSHLANVGDAKSLALHPASTTHARMREEDLQAAGIAPGMVRLSIGLEDAADLQEDLNRALKLSQK